A single window of candidate division KSB1 bacterium DNA harbors:
- a CDS encoding C25 family cysteine peptidase, whose translation MGKKNRVIFVVLVSLIAQKIGLCEIITHSYRFSAPEMVQQPDGTYLAYVPKCYQAGKIGEPTLPLYPICLLLPPGHSAKDLKISFRGKREVNHKYFLSPKQAPQTSDAGSKKPVINESIYESAKSYTGFPPSVQTHYYFGHSVALACFCPLEYVPRERTLFYYSEAWVEITTELDDRAVQAQQLYRSSAETLAQLARIVDNFNASIQNYPKLSSNKSYDYLIVTIKDFLDDYESLVHFYAELGIKTKIMPVEEIYQLASGADEPEKIRNYIIHEVQENGIRFVLLAGDGDTSPLGQMQVPFRGLYCKVLSGNDVYEDKSIPSDLYYAALDGNWNQNGDDLWGEPGEDDLLPELAVGRICADNEAEIRAIINKICNYQARPVVQDATKILMVGEKLWNDPLSYGSDYLNLLIGDRTDNGYATVGMPSYLNFTFLYEEDQGILQKDVLIQQINQGYNMIYHAGHSSSGTNMTLSRFDVTPNNFAQINGIDHLNPVIYSHGCLAAAFDMTNYSGEDCIAEKMMGIENFASAYIGNSRYGWFNEGQTEGPSLHLNREFVSALYGDSVAAIGAAHTLSRIRSAPFVTAPNQWEPGALRWCFYCCNVLGDPAMTLWTDQIREFDQVKYPERIFNTPAEITINTGVAKARVAISGQNGLLACAVADQNGKAQLQIDAVQDSKLIVTITALNHRMFAGHILVQSTDVISSDPANPTRFELKPVFPNPFNGTIEIHVSIQQTGPVSLEIYNLIGQKIVTLWDRELPQGWHRFIWEGLDQNGLPVASGCYMVTLRSDEGVRMRSITLLK comes from the coding sequence ATGGGAAAAAAGAATCGAGTTATTTTCGTGGTATTGGTTTCTTTGATTGCTCAGAAAATTGGATTGTGTGAAATTATCACCCATAGCTATCGTTTTTCGGCTCCCGAGATGGTGCAACAACCAGATGGAACGTATCTGGCTTATGTACCGAAATGTTATCAGGCTGGGAAAATTGGTGAGCCGACGCTTCCCCTTTATCCGATTTGTTTGCTTCTTCCGCCAGGACACTCAGCGAAGGATTTGAAAATCAGTTTTCGCGGTAAAAGAGAAGTTAATCACAAATATTTTCTCTCACCCAAACAAGCGCCCCAAACTTCTGATGCTGGTTCAAAAAAGCCCGTGATCAATGAATCCATTTATGAGAGCGCAAAATCTTACACAGGTTTCCCTCCCTCAGTGCAAACCCACTACTATTTTGGCCATTCAGTCGCTCTGGCTTGTTTTTGCCCGCTGGAATATGTGCCAAGAGAGAGGACCCTATTTTACTACTCTGAAGCTTGGGTGGAAATCACCACTGAGCTTGATGATCGGGCGGTGCAAGCGCAACAGCTCTATCGTTCATCTGCTGAGACATTAGCCCAACTCGCTAGGATCGTTGACAATTTTAATGCTTCTATTCAAAATTATCCGAAGCTGTCAAGCAACAAAAGTTATGACTACCTAATTGTCACGATAAAAGATTTCCTCGATGATTATGAATCGTTGGTGCATTTCTATGCCGAGCTCGGGATCAAAACGAAGATCATGCCCGTTGAGGAAATTTATCAATTGGCTTCGGGCGCTGACGAGCCTGAAAAGATCAGAAATTACATCATTCATGAGGTTCAGGAGAACGGCATCCGCTTCGTGCTGCTGGCTGGGGATGGAGATACCAGTCCGTTGGGACAGATGCAAGTTCCATTTCGAGGGCTCTATTGTAAGGTCCTTTCTGGAAACGATGTATATGAGGACAAAAGCATTCCTTCAGACCTCTACTACGCCGCATTAGATGGGAATTGGAATCAGAATGGAGATGATCTTTGGGGCGAACCAGGAGAGGATGATCTATTACCGGAATTAGCTGTGGGGCGAATTTGCGCTGATAATGAAGCAGAAATTCGAGCCATCATCAATAAGATTTGCAATTATCAGGCTCGCCCAGTGGTACAAGATGCAACCAAAATACTCATGGTCGGCGAAAAGCTCTGGAATGACCCACTATCTTATGGCTCGGATTACTTGAATTTATTGATCGGCGATCGAACCGATAATGGCTATGCAACAGTGGGGATGCCCTCTTATTTGAACTTTACTTTCCTCTATGAGGAAGATCAAGGCATTTTACAAAAAGACGTCCTGATTCAGCAGATCAATCAGGGCTACAACATGATCTACCATGCGGGACATTCATCATCTGGCACAAATATGACTTTAAGTCGCTTCGATGTTACCCCGAATAATTTTGCACAAATAAATGGGATTGATCACCTCAATCCAGTGATTTATTCGCATGGTTGCTTGGCTGCGGCGTTCGATATGACAAATTATAGCGGCGAAGATTGCATTGCAGAGAAGATGATGGGGATCGAAAATTTTGCTTCAGCATATATAGGCAACTCTCGTTATGGCTGGTTCAACGAGGGGCAAACCGAAGGACCGAGCTTGCATTTGAATCGGGAGTTTGTTAGTGCCCTTTATGGGGATAGCGTTGCAGCGATTGGGGCAGCCCATACTCTTTCCCGTATTCGAAGCGCTCCATTTGTCACCGCACCGAATCAATGGGAGCCAGGGGCGCTGCGCTGGTGCTTCTATTGCTGCAATGTATTGGGAGACCCAGCAATGACGCTTTGGACCGATCAGATTCGAGAGTTCGACCAAGTGAAATATCCAGAGAGAATTTTTAATACTCCAGCCGAAATAACCATCAACACAGGGGTGGCAAAAGCAAGAGTGGCAATTTCCGGCCAAAATGGGCTCCTCGCTTGCGCTGTCGCAGATCAAAATGGTAAGGCCCAGCTCCAGATCGATGCGGTGCAGGACAGCAAATTGATAGTAACCATTACAGCACTGAATCATCGGATGTTCGCTGGTCATATTTTGGTTCAGAGCACCGATGTGATCTCTTCGGATCCTGCAAATCCGACGAGGTTTGAATTAAAGCCCGTTTTTCCCAATCCTTTTAATGGGACAATTGAGATCCATGTTTCAATTCAGCAAACTGGACCAGTGAGCCTGGAAATCTATAACCTAATCGGGCAAAAAATTGTGACGCTATGGGATCGGGAATTGCCCCAGGGATGGCACCGGTTCATCTGGGAAGGCTTGGATCAAAATGGATTGCCAGTTGCGAGCGGATGCTATATGGTGACGCTGCGATCGGATGAAGGCGTTCGGATGCGCTCAATCACACTGCTGAAATAA
- a CDS encoding universal stress protein, producing the protein MIQLKRILCPLDFSKCSKVAFENAVALARKAKAELHLFHAILMYEHDSYKPDDRLPDNLMSYELIEDISKEKLGELVDQHQNDSLKMVAASARGFSAAEEILTYARDNQIDLIMMGTHGRTALSHLLLGSVAERIVRMAKCPVMTFRKDAKKINTFQRILVPIDFSDYSKLALQYGLELAHLFGSAVIIFHSIEQQIHPAFYAAGKTSIFEIDSDLKDRASAAMKQFREQIGRTEIPTEYALAEGPAYQQIVEYAKRENCDLVVIATHGLRGLEHFLIGSTTEKVVRHSEVPVLTVKQG; encoded by the coding sequence ATGATTCAATTGAAGCGAATCCTTTGTCCATTGGATTTTTCGAAATGTTCGAAGGTGGCCTTTGAAAATGCCGTAGCGCTTGCACGAAAGGCTAAAGCGGAACTGCATCTCTTTCATGCGATCCTGATGTATGAACATGATTCATACAAGCCAGATGACCGATTACCAGATAATTTAATGAGCTATGAGCTGATTGAAGATATTTCCAAAGAAAAGTTGGGGGAGTTGGTCGATCAACATCAAAATGATTCATTGAAGATGGTAGCAGCCAGCGCTCGCGGATTTTCAGCCGCTGAGGAGATTTTAACCTATGCCCGAGATAACCAGATAGACCTTATCATGATGGGCACTCATGGTCGTACGGCATTGAGCCATCTGCTATTAGGTAGCGTCGCTGAACGTATCGTTCGAATGGCAAAATGCCCCGTCATGACCTTTCGCAAGGACGCGAAAAAGATTAATACCTTCCAAAGGATTTTGGTGCCGATTGATTTTTCTGATTACTCCAAGCTGGCACTTCAGTATGGCTTGGAATTAGCGCATCTTTTTGGATCAGCGGTCATTATTTTTCATTCCATTGAACAACAAATTCACCCAGCTTTTTATGCTGCAGGCAAAACTTCAATCTTTGAGATCGATAGCGATTTGAAAGATCGCGCTTCCGCTGCTATGAAACAATTTCGCGAGCAAATTGGACGGACTGAAATCCCTACGGAGTACGCGTTGGCAGAAGGACCTGCATATCAGCAGATCGTCGAATACGCCAAGCGGGAAAATTGTGATCTGGTCGTGATCGCCACCCATGGATTGCGAGGGCTGGAGCATTTCCTCATCGGCAGTACGACCGAAAAAGTGGTGAGGCATTCCGAGGTTCCTGTGCTCACAGTCAAGCAGGGATGA
- the selB gene encoding selenocysteine-specific translation elongation factor: MSQLKRHYVIGTAGHIDHGKTSLVKQLTGRDTDWLPEEIARGMTIDLGFAFLGDDVTIIDVPGHEKFIRNMVAGVSTIDLVLLVIAADDGVMPQTREHLDILKLLQIKQGIVVVTKIDLVEPDWLALVVEDIKELLRGSFLEQAPVIPVSNATGQGISELKQKIFELLSQVPDRYDRGVFRLPIDRVFSMKGFGTVVAGTVLSGSLTLDQTVELLPQQLKLRVRGLQIHEQPVRRVKIGDRAAVNLVGIEKEAIHRGDVLAAPDAFRPTLFFDGKFYLLESTPKNLKNTTRIRIHIGTNEVIGRVSILDKEEIKPGESGYIQFRLENPIAADMGDRYVVRSYSPVFTIGGGMVLDVHPPRHKRFSPAVIEKMRTLERGDPQEIIEQFLRANAYQCFQLNQISQRTSQPLDTVREVANRLVELGHCTRYLEKGQDYLVHSEYSSQIEQKILSALERFHQKNPTRRGMSRSDLKQVLDVPVDLFLYNKVLEALLGKGQIVLTDNRVALASHQLQLTDRQKKLMDQIAKIYFDAGFVTPDVIAVAERIGVKESEANEILQILLETEQLIKADEGIFFHHDRVAEAMQLIRAHFNREMQLTVGDFREMIASSRKYAVPLLSYFDSIGFTVRQQDVRVLNPDFKE; encoded by the coding sequence ATGAGCCAATTGAAACGTCATTACGTGATCGGCACGGCTGGACATATTGACCATGGGAAGACCTCATTAGTGAAACAATTGACCGGACGGGATACAGATTGGCTGCCAGAGGAGATCGCGCGCGGGATGACGATCGATTTGGGGTTCGCATTTTTAGGCGATGATGTGACGATTATTGATGTGCCTGGTCATGAGAAATTCATCCGGAACATGGTGGCTGGGGTTAGTACCATCGATCTGGTGTTACTGGTGATCGCGGCTGATGATGGTGTCATGCCCCAGACCCGCGAGCATTTGGACATCCTCAAGTTGTTGCAGATCAAGCAGGGGATTGTTGTCGTGACCAAGATCGATCTGGTTGAACCTGACTGGCTGGCATTGGTCGTGGAAGATATTAAAGAATTGCTTCGAGGTAGTTTCTTGGAGCAAGCGCCCGTTATCCCAGTTTCCAATGCCACAGGCCAAGGGATTTCCGAACTAAAACAAAAGATTTTTGAGCTGCTGTCGCAGGTTCCCGATCGTTATGACCGAGGTGTATTTCGTTTGCCGATCGATCGGGTATTCAGCATGAAAGGATTTGGAACTGTCGTGGCAGGAACTGTTCTTTCTGGCAGCTTAACCCTGGATCAGACAGTGGAATTATTGCCGCAGCAACTGAAACTTCGTGTGCGCGGTTTACAGATCCACGAACAACCCGTGAGACGTGTGAAGATTGGCGACCGCGCGGCTGTTAATCTGGTCGGCATTGAAAAAGAAGCGATCCATCGCGGTGATGTATTGGCAGCGCCAGATGCGTTTCGACCAACGCTTTTTTTTGATGGCAAATTTTATTTGCTTGAAAGCACCCCTAAAAATCTCAAAAACACGACGAGAATTCGCATCCATATTGGGACCAATGAGGTTATCGGTCGCGTGAGCATTCTTGACAAGGAAGAAATCAAACCGGGAGAATCCGGCTATATCCAATTTCGGCTGGAAAACCCCATCGCTGCCGATATGGGCGATCGATATGTAGTGCGAAGTTATTCCCCAGTATTTACAATCGGCGGTGGAATGGTGTTAGATGTGCATCCCCCGCGCCATAAGCGATTTTCCCCAGCGGTGATCGAGAAAATGAGGACGCTGGAGCGCGGAGATCCTCAAGAGATCATTGAGCAATTCCTTCGAGCGAATGCCTATCAATGCTTTCAGCTCAATCAAATTTCCCAACGAACCTCTCAGCCGCTTGATACCGTTCGAGAAGTGGCGAATCGCCTCGTCGAATTAGGACACTGTACCCGATATTTAGAGAAAGGGCAGGATTATCTCGTTCATTCCGAATACAGTTCGCAAATTGAACAGAAAATACTTTCTGCTTTGGAACGATTTCATCAAAAGAATCCCACGCGCCGGGGAATGTCGCGAAGCGACTTAAAGCAGGTTTTGGACGTGCCAGTTGATCTGTTCTTGTACAATAAAGTTCTTGAAGCATTGTTGGGAAAGGGGCAGATCGTATTGACCGACAATCGAGTGGCGTTGGCTTCTCACCAACTCCAATTGACTGATCGTCAGAAAAAATTAATGGATCAGATCGCGAAAATCTATTTCGACGCTGGGTTCGTCACCCCGGATGTGATCGCTGTTGCAGAACGGATCGGTGTGAAGGAATCAGAGGCCAATGAGATCTTGCAAATTCTATTGGAGACCGAGCAATTGATAAAAGCGGATGAGGGGATTTTTTTTCATCACGATCGGGTGGCCGAGGCGATGCAATTAATCCGAGCACATTTCAATCGGGAGATGCAATTGACTGTGGGCGATTTTCGCGAGATGATCGCCTCCAGCCGCAAATATGCTGTTCCGTTGCTGAGCTATTTCGATTCGATCGGCTTTACTGTGAGGCAGCAAGATGTTCGGGTGTTGAATCCCGATTTCAAAGAATAG
- the phrB gene encoding deoxyribodipyrimidine photo-lyase, which yields MIQDQRIKILNKCSLQRRRFVLYWMQASQRIEYNHALEYAIQQANELNKPLVVFFGITDRFPEANERHYHFMLQGLREVQAELRERDIQMVVQYQSPELGAVELSKQADLIVVDRGYLKIQRAWRDYVAARIDCPLIQVESDVVVPVETASRKEEFSAGTLRPKISLLLHSFLTPMEVGTPKFSSLQFEFDAFDISDVDRAITRLKIDHSVKKVRHYQGGTREAKRQLDIFISEKLDHYDELRNDPTLNYLSNMSPYLHFGQISPIDIALKVMEARSPGEEAYLEELIVRRELSMNFCYYNPNYDNFDGLPNWARQTLIEHSHDPREYLYSLEELETGQTHDPYWNACQKEMVITGKMHGYMRMYWGKKILEWSKTPSEGMKIALYLNNKYELDGRDPNGFTGVAWCFGKHDRAWFERDIFGKIRYMNENGLRRKFDADGYVKKISQLDNS from the coding sequence ATGATCCAAGACCAGCGAATCAAAATTCTTAATAAATGTTCTTTGCAGCGGAGGCGATTTGTGCTTTACTGGATGCAGGCCTCCCAGCGAATTGAATACAACCATGCCTTGGAATATGCCATTCAGCAGGCGAATGAACTGAACAAACCCCTGGTAGTCTTTTTCGGAATCACCGATCGGTTCCCTGAAGCCAATGAGCGACATTATCATTTCATGCTGCAAGGGCTGCGAGAGGTTCAAGCTGAGCTGCGCGAACGGGACATTCAAATGGTAGTGCAGTATCAATCTCCAGAGCTCGGAGCAGTGGAGCTTTCGAAACAGGCTGATCTTATTGTGGTTGATCGGGGCTATCTGAAAATTCAGCGCGCTTGGCGTGATTATGTGGCCGCACGGATCGATTGTCCGCTCATTCAGGTGGAAAGCGATGTGGTGGTGCCGGTGGAGACAGCTTCGCGCAAGGAGGAATTTTCGGCAGGGACGCTGCGACCGAAAATCAGCTTGCTATTGCATTCCTTTTTAACACCTATGGAAGTCGGGACTCCCAAATTCTCGTCACTGCAATTTGAATTCGATGCGTTCGATATCAGCGATGTCGATCGGGCCATCACCCGGCTGAAAATCGATCACAGTGTGAAAAAAGTGCGCCATTATCAAGGTGGTACGAGAGAGGCGAAGAGGCAACTCGATATTTTCATCTCTGAAAAGTTGGATCACTATGATGAGCTTCGGAATGATCCAACCCTGAACTATTTATCGAACATGAGCCCCTATCTCCATTTTGGTCAGATTTCGCCGATCGATATCGCGCTAAAAGTCATGGAAGCAAGAAGCCCCGGCGAGGAGGCATATTTGGAAGAGCTCATTGTCCGACGAGAGCTGAGTATGAACTTCTGCTATTACAACCCGAATTATGATAACTTTGATGGTTTGCCCAATTGGGCGAGGCAGACGCTGATAGAACATAGCCACGATCCCAGGGAATATCTTTATTCATTAGAAGAACTCGAGACTGGGCAGACCCATGATCCATACTGGAATGCCTGCCAGAAAGAAATGGTCATCACTGGCAAGATGCATGGCTACATGCGCATGTATTGGGGGAAAAAAATTCTGGAATGGAGCAAAACACCCAGCGAGGGCATGAAAATTGCCTTATATCTGAACAACAAATATGAACTGGACGGTCGTGACCCCAATGGCTTTACGGGTGTTGCCTGGTGCTTTGGCAAACACGATCGAGCTTGGTTCGAACGAGATATTTTTGGCAAAATTCGCTATATGAACGAGAACGGCCTGCGTCGGAAGTTCGATGCCGATGGCTATGTGAAAAAGATCTCCCAATTGGATAATTCGTGA
- the rfbC gene encoding dTDP-4-dehydrorhamnose 3,5-epimerase, translating into MPFKFQRLEIPDVILIEPKVFSDARGFFVETYKRSEFIENGVNEQFLQDNWSRSCRGTLRGLHFQKPPRAQAKLVTVLNGEVFDVAVDIRKNSPTFGKWVGIHLSDSKPQMLYIPKGFAHGFCVLSDEADFIYKVSDEYCRELDSGIRWNDPTIGIPWPIAEPLLSAKDLQLPLLNEIESGFDFTSSSE; encoded by the coding sequence ATGCCATTTAAATTTCAGCGATTGGAAATTCCTGATGTAATCTTGATAGAGCCGAAAGTATTCAGCGATGCCAGGGGCTTTTTTGTCGAGACCTATAAACGATCAGAATTTATCGAAAATGGAGTTAACGAGCAGTTTCTCCAGGACAACTGGTCCCGTTCCTGTCGGGGAACGCTTCGGGGGCTGCATTTTCAAAAGCCGCCGAGAGCCCAGGCTAAATTGGTCACGGTCCTAAATGGCGAGGTATTTGATGTAGCGGTTGACATCCGAAAGAACTCACCCACATTTGGGAAATGGGTGGGAATTCATTTGTCGGACAGCAAGCCACAGATGCTCTATATTCCCAAAGGCTTCGCCCATGGTTTCTGTGTCTTGAGCGATGAGGCTGATTTCATTTATAAGGTCAGTGATGAATATTGTCGCGAACTGGATAGCGGCATCCGATGGAACGATCCAACGATCGGAATTCCTTGGCCGATCGCAGAGCCATTGCTTTCGGCAAAAGATCTTCAACTCCCCTTACTGAACGAAATCGAGTCAGGATTCGATTTCACCAGCTCGTCAGAGTGA
- the selA gene encoding L-seryl-tRNA(Sec) selenium transferase gives MKQTGEPKRSRILSQLPQVDKLLQSNEIAALLDQYPRELILDQIRKYLDQLRWEIQQIPDQKLSEYRLNRDELIERLRQELQLGLRPKLRRVINGTGIVLHTGLGRAPLPKPAQQALIEVSEGFSSVEIDLDSGKRGNRHSIVEDLLIKLTGAEAAAVVNNNAAATLLALNTLAFGKGTIVSRGELITIGGSYRIPEIMKKSGTQMIEVGTTNHTDLWEYEQAINDQTGLLLKVHTSNYRIIGFVSDVSLAELVQLGHRHQLPVMHDLGSGMLFDLSRYGLPKEPVVSESIRLGADVVTFSGDKLLGGPQAGILVGKRKYIDAIKKNQLSRALRCGKLTFAALEATLRLFLDKEKLLEHHPVLKFMLRTEAELEQQAIQLKDRLQQIIGGQGEVTVAAGLSEVGGGSLATESLPTRLLLLQLGQYSPEALARKLRLSDPPIIPRIVNNRVALDQRTIRPDEIEFIILAVSNIVSSGGAQ, from the coding sequence GTGAAACAGACTGGTGAACCGAAACGAAGCAGAATCCTATCACAATTGCCGCAGGTAGATAAGCTGCTCCAGAGCAACGAGATCGCAGCGCTGCTCGATCAATATCCTCGTGAGCTAATCCTCGACCAAATTCGAAAATATCTCGATCAATTGCGCTGGGAGATCCAACAGATTCCCGATCAAAAATTGAGCGAATATCGGTTAAACCGGGATGAATTGATCGAAAGACTCCGCCAAGAGCTGCAATTAGGATTGAGGCCGAAGTTGCGTCGGGTGATCAATGGCACGGGGATTGTGCTGCATACGGGATTGGGTCGAGCGCCCTTGCCGAAGCCAGCACAACAGGCGCTGATCGAGGTCAGTGAGGGTTTCTCCTCGGTTGAGATCGACTTGGATTCTGGCAAACGGGGGAATCGGCATTCAATCGTAGAAGATCTGTTGATCAAATTAACTGGTGCTGAGGCCGCAGCCGTGGTGAATAATAACGCAGCTGCCACTCTTTTGGCGCTGAATACGTTAGCGTTTGGGAAAGGGACGATCGTGTCGCGCGGCGAACTCATCACGATCGGTGGCTCCTATCGGATCCCTGAGATCATGAAAAAGAGCGGCACTCAGATGATAGAGGTAGGGACGACGAATCACACGGATTTATGGGAATACGAGCAAGCTATCAATGATCAAACTGGTTTATTGTTGAAGGTTCATACAAGCAATTATCGGATCATCGGATTTGTATCGGATGTTTCTTTGGCAGAGCTTGTGCAATTGGGCCACAGACACCAGCTCCCAGTGATGCACGATTTGGGAAGCGGGATGTTGTTTGATCTGAGCCGCTACGGATTGCCGAAGGAGCCAGTGGTGAGCGAAAGCATTCGTCTCGGTGCGGATGTGGTCACATTTAGCGGGGATAAATTGTTGGGTGGACCTCAGGCTGGGATACTGGTGGGGAAGAGGAAATATATTGATGCGATTAAAAAGAATCAACTGTCGCGGGCGCTTCGGTGCGGCAAGTTAACGTTCGCCGCCCTGGAGGCGACCTTGCGGCTATTTCTTGATAAAGAAAAATTGTTGGAACATCACCCAGTGCTTAAATTCATGCTCAGAACTGAAGCGGAACTTGAGCAGCAGGCGATACAGCTCAAGGATCGATTGCAGCAAATCATCGGCGGACAGGGGGAAGTGACTGTTGCTGCGGGTTTGTCAGAGGTCGGTGGCGGCTCCTTGGCCACGGAGTCGTTGCCCACTAGATTGCTGCTGCTGCAACTGGGGCAATATTCGCCAGAGGCGTTGGCGCGGAAATTGAGATTGTCTGATCCCCCGATTATTCCGAGGATCGTGAATAACCGGGTGGCGTTAGACCAACGGACTATTCGGCCCGATGAGATTGAATTCATCATCCTGGCTGTTTCTAACATTGTTTCGTCGGGAGGTGCGCAATGA
- a CDS encoding SGNH/GDSL hydrolase family protein: protein MIRVLPLMIIIITTIMCRNAKSPLEEQSDSPSLPKTILCLGDSYTIGQSVSEAERWPNQLARSLGLDGYSVAAPKLIARTGWTTAELLSAILANPPDSTDDLVTLLIGVNDQYRGLSIDLYRQGFSKLLSLAIQFARNDPERVIVLSIPDYSVTPFARQADTVRIRQELDQFNALNRQLSVAAGAFYIDITPISRKARQDINYLASDGLHPSGKMYAEWVELILPVAKKILSQ, encoded by the coding sequence ATGATCCGTGTTCTGCCGCTGATGATAATAATTATCACCACGATCATGTGCCGAAACGCAAAATCCCCTCTCGAGGAACAATCAGACTCCCCTTCGCTTCCGAAAACAATCCTTTGTCTCGGCGATTCTTACACAATCGGGCAATCAGTATCAGAAGCCGAGCGTTGGCCGAACCAGTTGGCTCGCTCTCTAGGGTTGGATGGATACTCAGTCGCTGCGCCCAAACTAATCGCTCGTACTGGATGGACCACGGCTGAACTATTAAGCGCCATTCTCGCCAACCCGCCGGACTCTACTGATGATTTGGTCACCCTGCTCATCGGCGTTAATGACCAATATCGGGGTCTGAGCATCGACTTATATCGCCAGGGATTCTCGAAGCTGCTCAGCCTAGCGATCCAATTCGCCCGAAATGATCCTGAACGCGTGATCGTGCTTTCGATCCCAGATTACAGCGTCACTCCGTTCGCTCGACAGGCGGATACGGTCCGCATCCGACAAGAGCTGGATCAATTTAATGCGCTCAATCGACAGTTATCGGTAGCAGCAGGAGCATTTTACATCGACATTACACCAATATCGAGAAAAGCGCGACAGGACATCAACTATCTGGCATCAGATGGGCTGCATCCTTCGGGAAAAATGTATGCAGAATGGGTGGAATTGATTCTTCCTGTGGCGAAGAAAATTCTGAGTCAATAA
- a CDS encoding prolyl oligopeptidase family serine peptidase codes for MKTNMILPALLILLYLMGCAATGRRTAKSGEQTAHQFQQTLKKTVSLNYLLFLPKDYSSTKKSYPLILFLHGAGERGDDLSLVKVHGIPKVVEQQPDFPFIAISPQCPSDRWWVDPWLLEALNALVDQVIDKYRVDASRVYLTGLSMGGFGTWALAMTFPEKFAAIAPICGGGMPWMAFRIKDVPVWVFHGAKDPVVPIQRSEEMVDALKKVGGNVKFTVYPDAGHDSWTETYNNPELYRWFLEHHK; via the coding sequence ATGAAAACAAACATGATTCTACCTGCATTGCTCATCCTTCTTTATCTGATGGGCTGTGCTGCAACTGGCAGACGCACTGCAAAGAGCGGAGAACAAACAGCTCATCAATTCCAGCAGACCCTTAAGAAAACTGTGAGCCTGAATTATCTATTGTTTCTACCGAAGGACTATTCCAGCACGAAAAAAAGTTACCCATTGATTCTTTTTCTCCACGGAGCTGGAGAGCGGGGCGATGATCTTTCTCTGGTGAAAGTCCATGGTATCCCCAAGGTGGTGGAACAGCAGCCAGATTTCCCGTTCATCGCGATTTCCCCACAGTGCCCCAGCGATCGCTGGTGGGTTGATCCGTGGCTCTTAGAAGCGCTCAACGCGCTAGTGGATCAAGTCATTGACAAATATCGCGTAGATGCCAGCCGCGTTTACCTCACTGGGCTAAGCATGGGAGGCTTTGGCACCTGGGCATTGGCCATGACGTTCCCGGAAAAATTCGCTGCCATTGCGCCGATCTGCGGTGGGGGTATGCCATGGATGGCGTTTCGAATCAAAGATGTTCCTGTTTGGGTCTTCCACGGGGCGAAAGACCCTGTAGTTCCCATCCAACGTTCTGAAGAAATGGTCGATGCACTGAAAAAAGTCGGCGGTAATGTCAAATTCACCGTGTATCCCGATGCCGGCCATGATTCCTGGACCGAAACCTACAACAACCCAGAGCTCTATCGCTGGTTTCTAGAGCATCACAAGTAG